Proteins encoded by one window of Cuniculiplasma divulgatum:
- a CDS encoding DUF4396 domain-containing protein → MGSTIHCVAGDGLGIMAGAIIRSFAHLPPPVKIILEYLLGFGFDRSIFRSLFMKDVSGGLYRHSLSGTFIPELLSMNLLMSGMVPVSNILFSNIVGSHDPASCAFRFIMSMALLAGPALAYPMNRQLVSKRLNMV, encoded by the coding sequence GGGCTCCACAATCCATTGTGTAGCCGGAGACGGGCTTGGTATCATGGCTGGTGCGATAATCAGATCATTTGCACATCTGCCACCACCCGTTAAGATAATCCTTGAATATCTGCTAGGATTCGGCTTTGATCGGTCTATATTCCGGTCGCTTTTCATGAAAGATGTGTCCGGAGGTTTGTATAGACATTCTTTGTCAGGCACCTTCATTCCGGAGTTGCTTTCGATGAACTTACTGATGTCTGGAATGGTGCCGGTCTCAAACATATTGTTCTCAAATATTGTAGGGAGTCATGATCCTGCCTCCTGTGCTTTCAGGTTCATAATGTCAATGGCCTTGCTTGCAGGACCGGCGTTGGCATATCCAATGAACCGGCAGCTTGTATCTAAGAGGCTAAACATGGTATGA